The following coding sequences lie in one bacterium genomic window:
- the tpiA gene encoding triose-phosphate isomerase, which produces MKKKKIIVGNWKMAPQTIEEAKKTFAGIKKIASTLRNVDTIVCPPFVFVHELGKRISGKRCLIGAQDVFWKEEGAYTGEISPLMLRSLGARYVIVGHSERRALGETDEMVSKKVDASLRVGLMVIICVGELSRDQHGEYTKRIEEQLKQSLSRVQKKSLQSIIIAYEPVWAIGANAIRSASPEDVLEISILIRKVLTNMFDRESSHIVPILYGGSVDAKNCGSFMREGGADGLLVGRASLDGKQFGEILKVAEQSAKKK; this is translated from the coding sequence ATGAAGAAGAAAAAAATCATTGTTGGAAATTGGAAAATGGCGCCACAGACCATCGAGGAGGCAAAAAAGACTTTTGCGGGAATTAAAAAAATCGCGAGTACGTTGCGTAATGTCGATACGATTGTGTGCCCCCCATTTGTATTTGTGCATGAGCTTGGCAAACGAATTTCGGGGAAGCGATGTTTAATTGGTGCACAAGATGTGTTTTGGAAAGAAGAGGGTGCTTATACGGGAGAAATTTCCCCCTTGATGCTTCGTTCACTGGGTGCACGATATGTAATCGTGGGACACTCGGAACGGCGTGCGCTCGGCGAGACAGATGAAATGGTTTCAAAAAAAGTTGATGCATCTCTGCGCGTGGGACTCATGGTAATTATTTGTGTTGGGGAGCTATCACGAGATCAACACGGCGAATATACAAAGCGAATCGAAGAACAGTTAAAACAATCCTTGTCACGAGTGCAAAAAAAATCACTCCAAAGTATTATTATTGCCTATGAACCCGTATGGGCAATCGGCGCAAACGCAATCCGTTCAGCATCTCCCGAAGACGTGCTCGAAATTTCCATTCTTATCCGCAAAGTTCTTACCAATATGTTCGACCGAGAATCATCACACATTGTTCCGATACTTTACGGCGGATCTGTCGATGCAAAAAATTGCGGCAGTTTTATGCGTGAAGGAGGCGCAGATGGACTATTGGTTGGCCGCGCGAGTCTTGATGGAAAACAATTTGGAGAAATACTTAAAGTTGCGGAACAATCCGCAAAAAAGAAATAA
- a CDS encoding site-2 protease family protein gives MPVDTLFLIAILVISVIIHEISHGYVAELLGDPTARLAGRLTLNPVPHIDLFGSILLPALLVLSGSPILFGWAKPVPVNFYNLKNQTWGPALVGAAGALSNLFLAIIFGLLIRFSGELGISSGPFLQMSGTIVLLNVLLAVFNLLPIPPLDGSKVLFAFLPHHLRFIEEFLTRYWIIFIIIIFLYGWRIIGPIVDFIVRIIIGG, from the coding sequence ATGCCAGTTGACACGCTATTTTTAATCGCCATTCTTGTGATTTCGGTGATCATTCACGAAATTTCGCACGGCTATGTCGCGGAGCTTCTTGGCGACCCCACGGCACGACTTGCGGGGCGTCTCACTCTCAATCCCGTTCCGCACATTGACCTATTTGGCTCAATTCTTCTCCCTGCACTTTTAGTGTTGAGCGGTTCACCGATTCTTTTTGGCTGGGCAAAGCCGGTGCCGGTCAATTTCTACAATCTCAAAAATCAAACATGGGGACCGGCGCTTGTGGGCGCCGCGGGCGCACTTTCTAATCTCTTTCTTGCGATTATCTTTGGGCTCCTTATTCGTTTTTCGGGAGAACTTGGAATTTCTTCAGGACCATTCCTTCAAATGTCGGGAACGATCGTACTCCTAAATGTCCTTTTGGCGGTTTTTAATCTCTTGCCTATCCCGCCCCTCGATGGTTCAAAAGTACTTTTTGCGTTTTTGCCCCACCACTTAAGGTTTATTGAAGAATTTCTTACGAGATATTGGATTATCTTTATTATAATCATCTTTCTTTACGGTTGGCGGATTATCGGTCCCATTGTTGATTTTATCGTGAGAATTATCATTGGGGGGTAG
- a CDS encoding prepilin-type N-terminal cleavage/methylation domain-containing protein, translating into MNELFNIKRLIPGESKLFGLKDFGLSFAKTKNLKSKSSPRGFTLIEMVVYAAVLGVLSVLAMNSTLIMTQVYSSLRASRDLNQSATTVLERMTREIRTANAIDVSSVINANPSDLVLNTKDSGGANTTIEFYVLNGLINIKEGGVAQGTLMTSSTQVDNFVVRTITSTNFKAVKIELTMTATRGTKSKTRNFYNTIVLRDSY; encoded by the coding sequence ATGAACGAGCTTTTCAATATAAAACGGCTTATTCCAGGAGAGAGCAAATTATTTGGACTCAAAGATTTTGGATTGAGTTTCGCCAAAACAAAAAATCTAAAATCCAAAAGTTCCCCTAGGGGATTCACCCTCATTGAGATGGTTGTGTATGCTGCCGTGTTGGGCGTACTTTCAGTGCTCGCTATGAATTCTACACTCATCATGACGCAAGTTTACTCAAGCTTGCGAGCATCACGCGACCTCAATCAATCTGCAACCACAGTACTCGAACGAATGACAAGAGAAATTCGTACCGCCAACGCAATTGATGTAAGTAGTGTCATTAATGCAAATCCAAGCGATCTTGTACTCAATACAAAAGATTCGGGAGGGGCAAATACAACCATTGAATTTTATGTACTCAATGGTCTCATAAACATAAAAGAGGGTGGGGTGGCACAAGGGACTCTCATGACATCTTCCACTCAAGTAGATAATTTTGTCGTCCGGACAATAACCTCCACGAACTTTAAGGCGGTAAAAATAGAGCTAACAATGACTGCTACGCGTGGGACAAAATCAAAAACAAGGAATTTTTACAATACTATCGTTTTGCGCGATAGTTATTAA
- a CDS encoding L28 family ribosomal protein, whose amino-acid sequence MAKVCPICAKGTLVAGKYSNRVRATKFNPTGNSRKYPNLQWAALSNGTRMKICTRCMKAGKHLTMKI is encoded by the coding sequence ATGGCGAAAGTATGTCCAATTTGCGCGAAGGGAACGTTGGTTGCGGGAAAATACAGCAACCGCGTTCGTGCTACTAAATTCAACCCTACGGGAAATTCACGTAAATACCCCAATCTCCAGTGGGCAGCGCTTTCAAACGGCACACGCATGAAGATCTGTACCCGATGCATGAAGGCGGGAAAACACCTCACGATGAAAATCTAA
- the recJ gene encoding single-stranded-DNA-specific exonuclease RecJ: MTKKTAVIDDKFSTYHPLTQTLLKNRGITTSGEAEKFLHPDYEHDIHDPFLILNMEKAVERILRAIDAKEKIVVYGDYDCDGIPGSVILHDFFKKIGYKHFENYIPHRHDEGYGLNTDAVDEFAKNGTGLLITVDCGITDVKEVAHANSFGIDVIITDHHLPQEIIPSAYAILNSKQKGDTYPDNMLCGAGLAWKLVQALLKKRAKEWNVGEGWEKWLLDMAGLSTIADMVPLRNENRVLAHYGLKVLRKSPRPGLMKLLRKLRVDQRYLTEEDVGFTIAPRINAASRMGIPLDAFRLLSTTDETEADLLSDHLNEMNETRKGVVAVMIKEAKKKIALREMREVIVVGNPAWKPGVLGLAANRLMEDYERPVFVWGREGGTHIKGSCRSDGSINVVELMVSVRQGIFLDVGGHELAGGFSISHEQIHFLEEEILLAHGKIEKKEAKKLMAIDSTLSLDQVTWETQRLVEQLAPFGIGNPKPLFLFENIEIGGVKIFGKEKNHLELQFENNVGKKIPAIGFFISQENFKTAVEEGKFINLFATLEKSMFRGRPELRLRIVDIQKV, encoded by the coding sequence ATGACAAAGAAAACAGCAGTGATCGATGATAAATTCTCTACGTACCACCCTCTTACGCAAACACTTCTTAAAAATCGTGGGATTACTACAAGCGGAGAAGCGGAAAAATTTCTCCATCCAGACTATGAGCACGACATTCATGATCCATTTCTGATTCTCAATATGGAAAAAGCGGTGGAGCGTATATTACGCGCGATCGATGCGAAAGAAAAAATCGTTGTGTATGGAGACTATGACTGCGACGGTATTCCTGGAAGCGTCATCCTTCATGATTTTTTTAAAAAAATAGGATACAAACATTTTGAGAATTACATTCCGCACCGACACGACGAAGGATATGGACTCAACACTGACGCTGTCGATGAGTTTGCAAAAAACGGCACCGGGCTTCTTATTACCGTCGATTGTGGCATCACTGATGTAAAAGAAGTAGCTCACGCAAACAGCTTCGGCATTGATGTTATTATTACCGACCACCATCTCCCGCAAGAAATTATTCCGTCTGCATATGCAATTTTAAATTCCAAACAAAAAGGCGATACATATCCCGACAATATGCTCTGCGGTGCGGGCCTTGCGTGGAAGCTCGTGCAAGCATTACTCAAAAAAAGAGCGAAAGAATGGAATGTAGGAGAAGGGTGGGAAAAATGGCTTTTGGATATGGCGGGACTTTCAACGATTGCCGATATGGTGCCGCTCCGCAATGAAAACAGGGTGCTTGCACATTATGGACTCAAGGTTCTGCGAAAAAGTCCGCGTCCCGGACTTATGAAACTACTTCGAAAACTGCGTGTGGACCAACGATATCTCACTGAAGAAGATGTTGGGTTTACGATTGCTCCGCGGATCAACGCCGCATCAAGGATGGGAATACCACTCGATGCATTTCGGCTTCTTTCAACCACTGACGAGACTGAAGCGGATCTCTTGTCGGATCATTTGAACGAGATGAATGAAACACGAAAGGGTGTGGTTGCGGTAATGATCAAAGAGGCGAAGAAAAAAATTGCATTGCGCGAAATGCGAGAAGTGATTGTTGTGGGAAATCCTGCATGGAAACCGGGAGTATTGGGACTTGCGGCAAACCGTCTTATGGAAGATTACGAGCGACCGGTATTTGTATGGGGAAGAGAGGGCGGTACTCATATAAAAGGATCATGTCGCTCCGACGGAAGTATTAATGTGGTGGAACTTATGGTGAGCGTGCGGCAAGGAATTTTTCTTGATGTGGGAGGGCATGAGCTTGCCGGCGGTTTCTCGATATCACACGAGCAGATCCATTTTCTTGAAGAAGAAATTCTTTTGGCTCACGGAAAGATTGAAAAAAAAGAAGCAAAAAAATTAATGGCAATCGACAGCACGCTTTCTCTTGACCAAGTAACATGGGAGACACAAAGACTTGTTGAACAACTCGCGCCATTTGGTATCGGGAATCCCAAGCCGTTGTTTCTTTTTGAGAATATTGAGATCGGGGGAGTAAAAATATTCGGGAAAGAAAAAAATCATCTCGAATTGCAATTTGAAAATAATGTCGGCAAAAAAATTCCCGCCATCGGATTCTTCATTTCACAGGAAAATTTTAAAACTGCAGTCGAAGAAGGCAAGTTTATAAATCTTTTTGCTACGCTCGAAAAATCAATGTTTCGAGGAAGGCCGGAACTTCGTTTACGGATTGTTGATATTCAAAAAGTTTGA
- a CDS encoding HIT family protein, which produces MKYSEFLKNTKECHFCILVDNQEILQNKNAFLTYALAPYHKDHLLVIPKRHTENILEVTDEEIKDVYDLQKTGLRILQKLGYSNISLIVREGDLTGKSVSHLHYHLIPNVHIGDVDHAGMERTILTEEEIASTISRIKSAIENH; this is translated from the coding sequence ATGAAATACAGCGAATTTTTAAAAAATACTAAAGAGTGTCATTTCTGTATCCTCGTTGATAATCAAGAAATACTGCAAAACAAAAATGCTTTTTTAACATACGCATTGGCTCCGTACCACAAAGACCATCTTTTGGTTATTCCCAAACGCCATACAGAAAATATTCTTGAGGTTACCGACGAGGAAATAAAAGATGTTTATGACTTACAAAAAACAGGTCTAAGGATTCTTCAGAAACTCGGTTATAGTAATATTTCGCTCATTGTACGCGAGGGAGACCTCACGGGAAAATCTGTTTCGCATTTACATTATCATCTTATCCCCAATGTGCACATAGGCGATGTTGATCATGCTGGAATGGAGCGAACGATACTCACCGAAGAAGAAATCGCCTCAACGATTTCAAGAATAAAATCTGCTATTGAAAACCATTAG
- a CDS encoding phosphoglycerate kinase — translation MQKLPSLENAKNLKGKRVLLRLDFNVPLKGGRVVDGYRIKCALPTIKFLKSQGAKTIIISHIGSDGEKSLRPVARYLNKKMNVGFYPKLESRDLPNIISAMKHGGVMMLENLRKDPGELKNDMNFAKRLAVLGDVYVNDAFSVSHRDHASVVLLPKLLPSYAGFLFEDEVSHLSRALRPSHPFLFILGGAKFGTKIPLIKKFLRVADRVFVGGALANNFFKEAGYEIGTSLSDNGNFKLKPLFKNKKLIVPSDVIVKTKTETLVKDIGSIRERDSIKDVGPKTIREIKNVVSRAKFILWNGPLGNYEEGFDKGTIDLLKIIAKSKAESIVGGGDSLALISKLGFEKKFTFVSTGGGAMLDFLANGTLPGIKALLNSKKKL, via the coding sequence ATGCAAAAATTACCCTCTCTCGAAAACGCAAAAAATCTCAAAGGAAAACGCGTCCTTCTGAGGCTTGATTTCAATGTGCCCCTTAAGGGAGGAAGAGTGGTTGATGGGTATCGGATCAAATGTGCGCTTCCTACCATCAAGTTTTTGAAATCTCAAGGCGCAAAGACGATCATCATAAGCCACATCGGGAGTGATGGAGAAAAAAGTTTACGACCCGTAGCGCGTTATTTGAATAAAAAAATGAATGTGGGGTTTTACCCAAAGCTCGAAAGTCGCGATCTTCCGAATATTATTTCAGCAATGAAACATGGTGGTGTGATGATGCTTGAAAATTTGCGAAAAGATCCGGGGGAATTAAAGAATGATATGAATTTCGCAAAACGACTCGCCGTGCTGGGCGACGTCTATGTCAACGACGCATTTTCAGTATCGCACCGCGACCATGCATCGGTGGTCTTACTTCCCAAGCTTCTTCCTTCATATGCAGGATTTTTATTTGAGGATGAGGTGAGTCATCTTTCGCGCGCGCTTCGTCCGTCGCATCCGTTCCTTTTTATTTTAGGCGGCGCAAAATTTGGTACGAAAATTCCGCTCATTAAAAAATTTTTACGTGTTGCTGACAGAGTGTTTGTGGGCGGTGCGCTTGCTAATAATTTTTTCAAAGAGGCGGGATATGAGATTGGAACATCACTTTCCGACAACGGTAATTTTAAACTAAAACCGCTTTTTAAAAATAAAAAACTCATAGTACCGTCTGACGTTATAGTAAAGACGAAAACGGAGACACTCGTGAAAGATATAGGAAGTATCCGCGAGAGAGATTCTATTAAAGATGTGGGACCTAAAACAATTCGTGAAATTAAAAATGTTGTATCTCGGGCGAAATTCATTCTCTGGAATGGGCCTCTCGGCAATTACGAAGAAGGGTTTGATAAAGGCACCATCGATCTTTTAAAAATTATTGCAAAGAGCAAGGCAGAATCGATTGTGGGCGGAGGAGATTCCCTCGCGCTGATTTCAAAACTTGGGTTTGAAAAGAAATTTACGTTTGTTTCCACCGGCGGCGGTGCCATGCTTGATTTTCTCGCGAACGGAACACTTCCCGGCATCAAGGCGCTTCTCAACTCAAAAAAGAAATTATAG
- a CDS encoding MBL fold metallo-hydrolase, giving the protein MENIKKHTALYFMGVLFAANFFIWYAVSAEEHGILTVAFLDVGQGDAIFIESPTGKQIILDGGPDGSVLSHIGALLPFYDRSIDMLIVSNPDKDHFAGFIDVLKNYQVGKIMEPGTIPDTEIYKIFKEFVREEGSTSILARRGMVIDLGGGAYLQILFPDRDVSGLSTNDGSIIAKLVYGNTSFLLPGDTTQNIEKYLVRLDGSNLDVDVLKLAHHGSKTSSSEPLLAVTTPKYAVISAGVKNRYGHPHKEVLDRLLKYNIPALGTYKDGTIIFESDGERLWRE; this is encoded by the coding sequence ATGGAGAATATAAAGAAACATACGGCACTCTATTTTATGGGAGTTCTTTTTGCGGCAAATTTTTTTATTTGGTACGCAGTTTCCGCGGAGGAGCACGGCATTCTTACGGTTGCGTTTCTTGATGTGGGGCAAGGCGACGCGATTTTTATTGAGTCGCCGACAGGGAAACAAATAATTCTTGATGGAGGACCTGATGGAAGCGTGCTCTCGCATATTGGCGCACTCTTGCCGTTTTATGACCGCTCTATCGATATGCTCATCGTTTCAAATCCCGACAAGGATCATTTTGCCGGGTTTATTGATGTTCTTAAAAATTATCAGGTTGGAAAAATTATGGAACCGGGGACTATTCCTGATACGGAAATCTATAAAATATTTAAAGAATTTGTTCGAGAAGAGGGATCCACGAGTATTCTTGCGCGGCGCGGAATGGTGATTGACCTCGGCGGCGGGGCGTATCTTCAAATTTTGTTTCCCGACAGGGATGTTTCAGGGCTTTCCACAAATGACGGTTCAATCATTGCAAAACTTGTATATGGGAACACCTCGTTTCTTCTTCCCGGAGACACAACCCAGAATATTGAAAAATATCTTGTTCGTTTAGACGGCAGTAACCTTGATGTTGACGTGCTTAAATTGGCACACCACGGGTCAAAAACTTCTTCATCGGAACCGCTCTTAGCCGTCACAACACCGAAGTATGCTGTCATTTCAGCCGGAGTAAAAAATCGCTATGGCCATCCGCACAAAGAAGTGCTTGACCGACTTCTAAAATACAACATCCCCGCACTCGGTACCTACAAAGACGGAACGATTATTTTTGAAAGTGATGGAGAGCGATTGTGGAGGGAGTAA
- a CDS encoding HIT family protein, which translates to MNDCLFCKIINGDIPSAKVYEDQHSYAFLDIKPINAGHTLLVPKKHFANLYEMPDDVLANLTPTIKKLAIAIKKSVGADGINIGMNNDSAAGQLVFHAHIHIMPRFKNDGHEHWHGKPYQDGEIDNVAQKIKANL; encoded by the coding sequence ATGAACGATTGCCTCTTTTGTAAAATCATAAACGGCGATATCCCTTCCGCAAAAGTATACGAGGATCAACATTCGTATGCATTTTTAGATATTAAGCCGATAAACGCCGGACACACACTCCTTGTCCCCAAAAAACATTTTGCAAATCTCTATGAAATGCCGGACGATGTCCTTGCAAACCTTACACCAACAATAAAAAAGCTGGCGATTGCCATAAAAAAATCTGTCGGGGCAGACGGAATAAATATCGGAATGAATAACGACTCCGCCGCCGGACAATTAGTATTTCACGCGCATATTCACATCATGCCGCGATTCAAAAATGACGGACATGAGCATTGGCATGGAAAACCCTACCAGGATGGCGAGATTGATAATGTTGCTCAAAAAATAAAAGCGAACCTTTAG
- the rpsG gene encoding 30S ribosomal protein S7, with translation MRRKIKNRHSAQPDFTYSSQKVGKLINYVMKEGKKNAAQKIVYGALDYIKEKMKTENPLEVLDTALNNVGPVMEIRSRRVGGANYQVPREVRPDRKSTLAMRWILEAAHGKKGAPMHVKLADELIAASKNEGEAIKKRENTHRMAEANKAFAHFAW, from the coding sequence ATGCGAAGAAAAATAAAAAACCGCCATAGTGCACAACCAGATTTTACTTATTCATCTCAAAAAGTAGGTAAGCTTATTAACTATGTGATGAAAGAGGGAAAGAAGAATGCCGCTCAAAAGATCGTGTACGGCGCCCTTGATTACATAAAGGAAAAAATGAAGACAGAAAATCCGCTTGAAGTTCTTGATACCGCTCTTAATAATGTCGGACCTGTGATGGAAATTCGTTCTCGCCGAGTTGGCGGTGCTAATTATCAGGTTCCCCGCGAAGTGCGCCCTGATCGCAAAAGTACACTCGCCATGCGCTGGATCCTCGAAGCGGCTCACGGCAAAAAGGGTGCTCCGATGCACGTGAAACTTGCTGATGAGCTTATTGCAGCAAGTAAGAACGAAGGGGAAGCGATCAAAAAACGCGAGAATACCCACAGAATGGCAGAAGCGAATAAGGCATTTGCCCATTTTGCATGGTAG
- a CDS encoding ComEC/Rec2 family competence protein, with product MRAQWFLILVAGFTIGVAFRSFINLGGAFTLFLIFTAVSLFLFFVTRREKRVILVSLIMFSIGLGMFRYDLSDLYHGDPFLNDHIENEISVRGFVSEEPDLRSDHVNLTVDIVEIDTTGEKHPVKTRALVITDRYPSWNYGDEISASGKLLLPKNFEQSDTERLFDYVSYLAKDGIFYQFIRPDISRVGEGKGNVIKRELLLLKHAFLDRVSRVIPEPESSLLGGLLVGAKQSLGKDLLDDFRIAGVIHIVVLSGYNLTIVAEAIMRFFSFAPRMAGLMLGGGSIILFSIMTGAGATVVRASIMALLALLARATGRVYEITLTLLFAGFVMLLYNPKILIFDPSFQLSFLATLGLIHGAPLLEKHLKFITKTFGLRDIVSATLATQIFVLPLLLYMMGKFSIVSLPVNLLILPFIPLTMLFGFLAGAAGFVSIFFSFPFAFIAHLFLWYELKVVEVAAAVPFASIGVFVFPAWLMIMVYTVFAIVPYLFYMKLKSA from the coding sequence ATGCGCGCGCAGTGGTTTCTCATTTTGGTCGCAGGTTTCACAATCGGAGTGGCGTTTCGATCATTCATTAATCTTGGGGGTGCGTTCACACTGTTTCTCATTTTTACAGCAGTCTCGCTATTTCTTTTCTTTGTCACGAGAAGAGAAAAAAGGGTTATTCTCGTGTCACTCATCATGTTTTCTATTGGATTGGGAATGTTTCGGTACGACCTATCAGACTTATACCATGGGGACCCTTTTCTTAATGATCACATTGAAAACGAAATTTCTGTTCGCGGGTTTGTGAGCGAGGAGCCTGACCTACGAAGTGATCATGTTAATCTTACGGTTGATATTGTCGAAATTGATACTACGGGAGAAAAACATCCGGTAAAAACTCGTGCACTTGTCATCACCGACCGGTATCCGTCCTGGAACTATGGAGATGAAATCTCTGCGTCCGGGAAACTTCTATTGCCGAAAAATTTTGAACAATCAGATACAGAGAGATTGTTTGATTACGTTTCATATCTTGCGAAAGACGGAATCTTCTATCAATTTATTCGTCCAGATATCTCGCGTGTTGGGGAAGGGAAGGGGAATGTTATCAAGCGAGAACTTCTTTTACTTAAGCACGCATTTCTTGATCGGGTTTCACGCGTTATTCCCGAACCGGAGAGCTCTCTTTTGGGTGGGTTATTGGTTGGCGCGAAACAATCTCTCGGGAAAGATCTCTTGGATGATTTTCGCATCGCGGGAGTGATTCACATTGTCGTTTTGTCTGGGTATAACCTTACGATTGTTGCGGAAGCGATCATGAGATTTTTCTCTTTTGCTCCGCGCATGGCGGGCCTCATGCTTGGCGGTGGTTCGATCATCCTTTTTTCAATCATGACGGGCGCAGGCGCGACAGTTGTACGCGCGTCCATCATGGCACTTCTCGCACTTCTTGCGCGGGCAACAGGGAGGGTGTATGAGATCACCCTTACGCTTCTTTTTGCCGGGTTTGTGATGCTTCTCTATAATCCAAAAATTCTTATCTTCGATCCCTCATTCCAACTTTCATTTCTTGCAACACTCGGGCTTATCCACGGTGCGCCCCTTCTCGAGAAGCATCTCAAATTTATTACGAAAACTTTTGGGCTTCGCGATATTGTTTCCGCGACGCTTGCAACCCAGATCTTTGTCCTCCCACTCCTTCTTTACATGATGGGAAAATTTTCCATCGTATCATTGCCGGTAAACCTTCTTATTCTCCCGTTTATTCCGCTCACCATGCTTTTTGGATTTCTCGCCGGAGCGGCGGGTTTTGTAAGTATTTTTTTCTCGTTTCCTTTTGCGTTTATCGCGCACTTGTTTCTTTGGTACGAACTCAAGGTTGTTGAAGTTGCCGCGGCGGTTCCCTTTGCGTCTATCGGGGTGTTTGTATTTCCCGCATGGCTTATGATTATGGTATACACAGTATTTGCGATCGTTCCTTATCTTTTTTATATGAAATTAAAATCCGCCTAA
- a CDS encoding DedA family protein produces MSQETIESIILFSGYAGIFFLMISNGVVSFPSSQILYIIAGYFVFTGHLNLFAVVIAGALGNTIGNIILYELARSKGLVYLTRWKIFPERELKKLQIAFNKKGAWFLFVGKLIPALKVFIPIPAGIAHMNRPLYAIIILVSSSIWPFAFLAIGYYFGKSAHVFGAYAVVLAFIALIVATVFYKFMNSKEVISEIENKGV; encoded by the coding sequence ATGTCCCAAGAAACTATCGAGTCAATAATTTTATTCTCCGGATACGCGGGAATTTTTTTTCTGATGATCTCAAATGGAGTGGTAAGTTTTCCATCAAGTCAGATCCTCTACATCATTGCCGGATATTTTGTCTTCACCGGACATTTGAATCTTTTCGCTGTGGTTATCGCGGGGGCACTCGGAAATACAATCGGCAACATCATTCTCTATGAACTTGCACGCAGTAAAGGACTCGTCTATCTCACCCGCTGGAAAATTTTTCCGGAACGTGAACTAAAAAAATTGCAGATCGCGTTCAATAAAAAAGGTGCTTGGTTTCTTTTTGTGGGCAAACTCATTCCCGCACTCAAAGTATTTATCCCGATTCCCGCTGGCATTGCACACATGAACCGCCCACTTTACGCCATCATAATTTTAGTTTCATCATCGATCTGGCCATTTGCGTTTTTGGCTATCGGATATTATTTTGGCAAAAGCGCACATGTGTTTGGCGCATACGCAGTAGTGCTTGCGTTCATCGCACTCATCGTCGCAACAGTATTTTATAAGTTTATGAATAGTAAAGAAGTCATTTCGGAGATTGAAAACAAAGGTGTATAA
- the rnhA gene encoding ribonuclease HI, with translation MNIITIFTDGSSLGNPGPGGWGAIIAEGENVLELGGNEKHTTNNRMELTGAISAIEAVKNKKENITLHTDSRYVIHGITQWVTEWKKRDWMTKAKKPVENRDLWEKLSHLVDTRAKLGNISWEHVGGHVGIAGNERADKIATSYAKGEKLELYHGPFANYEHDIKNTTASGKKTRTRSASRARSRVKAYSYLSLVNGVLKKHITWEECEKRVKGVRGVKFKKAISKEDEKKIRAEWGV, from the coding sequence ATGAACATCATTACTATTTTTACTGACGGCAGTTCATTGGGGAATCCCGGTCCTGGTGGGTGGGGGGCGATTATTGCGGAAGGAGAAAATGTTCTTGAACTTGGCGGTAACGAGAAACACACTACCAACAATAGGATGGAGCTTACCGGAGCTATCAGTGCGATCGAAGCTGTTAAAAATAAAAAAGAAAATATCACCCTTCATACCGATTCGCGCTATGTCATTCATGGCATTACCCAATGGGTTACAGAATGGAAGAAACGCGATTGGATGACCAAGGCAAAAAAGCCGGTTGAGAATCGTGATTTATGGGAAAAACTTTCTCATCTTGTTGATACACGTGCAAAACTTGGGAATATCTCATGGGAACACGTTGGGGGACATGTGGGAATTGCCGGCAATGAGCGTGCCGACAAAATTGCAACCTCGTACGCAAAAGGAGAAAAACTAGAACTCTATCACGGACCATTTGCGAACTATGAACATGATATTAAAAATACGACTGCAAGTGGAAAAAAGACAAGAACCCGCAGTGCATCCCGAGCGCGTTCGCGCGTGAAAGCATATTCATATTTAAGTCTTGTGAACGGCGTACTCAAAAAGCACATAACATGGGAAGAATGCGAAAAACGTGTCAAAGGTGTGCGCGGAGTAAAATTCAAAAAAGCGATCAGCAAAGAAGACGAGAAAAAAATTCGCGCGGAGTGGGGCGTATAA
- the rpsL gene encoding 30S ribosomal protein S12, whose product MPTINQLVKQRRTKPIRRSKAVALLRSFNTLKNKPVFRPAPFKRGVCTKVTTTTPKKPNSALRKIARVRLTNGMEVTAYIPGEGHTLQEHSVVVVRGGRVKDLTGVRYTVVRGVLDATGVDKRRKGRSQYGTKRPKEKKQ is encoded by the coding sequence ATGCCAACCATAAATCAACTTGTAAAACAAAGACGCACAAAGCCCATAAGAAGGTCTAAAGCAGTCGCACTTCTCCGCAGTTTTAATACACTCAAAAACAAACCGGTTTTTCGACCAGCTCCTTTTAAGCGTGGTGTGTGTACAAAAGTGACCACAACAACTCCCAAAAAGCCGAACTCAGCGCTTCGAAAGATCGCGAGGGTTCGTCTTACGAACGGAATGGAGGTCACTGCATATATTCCAGGGGAGGGACACACACTCCAGGAACACTCTGTGGTGGTGGTGCGTGGCGGTCGCGTAAAAGACCTTACGGGAGTTCGTTATACCGTTGTCCGCGGTGTACTTGATGCAACTGGTGTTGACAAGCGAAGAAAGGGACGAAGTCAGTATGGAACAAAGCGACCAAAAGAAAAGAAACAATAA